The proteins below come from a single Triticum aestivum cultivar Chinese Spring chromosome 5D, IWGSC CS RefSeq v2.1, whole genome shotgun sequence genomic window:
- the LOC123121476 gene encoding protein TIFY 6b isoform X1, which produces MERDFLGAIGHEQLQQQQQQQQRQRAAAEDDATRKESAYFGGGGVPPMDWSFAGRAGAAPAVMSFRSAPREEQQGELAYPKQQASRVLTSQRSFGAESHGSVQYAAAARAAYGGQPPQQQHAPNGARVIPMSSPFNPNNPMFRVQSSPNLPNGVAAGSPFKQPPFAMNNAVAASTVGVYKSRDMPKPKTAQLTIFYAGSVNVFNNVSAEKAQELMFLASRGSLPTAPTTVTRSPDATFFTPAKLAAPEASPAKQMLAHIPQRVSPPLPAISKPMSIMSQAACLPKSTSSSNTDSAVPKSSGQLVVPPTSQTSSSTHPVTLSSTTAASIMPRAVPQARKASLARFLEKRKERVTTTAPYPSAKSPMESSDTVGSANDNNSKSSSCTEIAFSSNHEESLRLGRPRNISFSGESPSTKLHI; this is translated from the exons ATGGAGAGGGACTTCCTGGGCGCCATAGGCCACGagcagctgcagcagcagcagcagcagcagcagcgccagcgcgccgccgccgagGACGACGCCACCAGAAAGGAGTCAG CTTACTTTGGGGGAGGAGGAGTGCCGCCCATGGATTGGTCCTTCGCTGGCAGGGCCGGGGCCGCGCCGGCGGTCATGTCCTTCAGGTCGGCGCCGAGGGAGGAGCAGCAGGGCGAGCTCGCGTACCCCAAGCAGCAGGCCTCCCGCGTCCTGACGTCACAG AGATCGTTTGGTGCTGAGAGCCATGGCAGCGTGCAGTACGCCGCCGCCGCGCGTGCGGCTTACGGcgggcagcctccgcagcagcagcATGCTCCTAATGGTGCTAGAGTGATTCCAATGTCGTCGCCGTTCAATCCCAACAATCCCATGTTCAGGGTTCAGAGTTCGCCTAACCTCCCGAATGGCGTTGCTGCTGGTAGCCCGTTTAAACAACCACCTTTTGCGATGAACAACGCGGTGGCTGCTTCTACTGTTGGTGTCTATAAATCAAG GGACATGCCAAAGCCCAAGACAGCGCAGTTAACTATCTTCTACGCTGGTTCTGTCAATGTATTCAACAACGTCTCGGCAGAAAAG GCTCAGGAGCTTATGTTCTTGGCTAGCAGAGGATCTCTTCCAACTGCACCCACTACTGTTACTCGCAGCCCAGATGCAACCTTTTTCACTCCCGCTAAACTCGCAGCACCTGAGGCTTCACCTGCAAAGCAGATGCTAGCTCACATACCACAGCGTGTTTCACCTCCTTTGCCGGCCATTTCCAAACCGATGTCCATCATGTCTCAAGCTGCATGTCTCCCCAAGAGCACATCTAGCTCCAACACCGATTCCGCAGTGCCAAAATCTTCAGGCCAGTTGGTTGTGCCTCCCACAAGTCAGACCTCGTCGTCGACTCATCCTGTGACACTATCGTCCACCACTGCTGCAAGTATTATGCCAAGAG CTGTTCCTCAAGCACGTAAGGCATCCCTTGCCCGATTCTtggagaaaaggaaagaaag AGTGACGACTACGGCGCCATATCCATCAGCCAAGAGCCCGATGGAGAGCAGCGACACGGTCGGAAGCGCCAACGACAACAACAGCAAGTCCTCGTCGTGCACGGAGATCGCCTTCTCAAGCAACCATGAAGAGTCGCTGCGCCTAGGCCGGCCCAGGAACATCAGCTTTAGTGGGGAGTCCCCGAGTACAAAACTACACATCTGA
- the LOC123121476 gene encoding protein TIFY 6b isoform X2, with protein sequence MARVSASGKRRFWFQGRRDTPNLSAYFGGGGVPPMDWSFAGRAGAAPAVMSFRSAPREEQQGELAYPKQQASRVLTSQRSFGAESHGSVQYAAAARAAYGGQPPQQQHAPNGARVIPMSSPFNPNNPMFRVQSSPNLPNGVAAGSPFKQPPFAMNNAVAASTVGVYKSRDMPKPKTAQLTIFYAGSVNVFNNVSAEKAQELMFLASRGSLPTAPTTVTRSPDATFFTPAKLAAPEASPAKQMLAHIPQRVSPPLPAISKPMSIMSQAACLPKSTSSSNTDSAVPKSSGQLVVPPTSQTSSSTHPVTLSSTTAASIMPRAVPQARKASLARFLEKRKERVTTTAPYPSAKSPMESSDTVGSANDNNSKSSSCTEIAFSSNHEESLRLGRPRNISFSGESPSTKLHI encoded by the exons ATGGCGAGGGTTAGCGCCTCGGGGAAGCGACGGTTCTGGTTCCAGGGACGGAGAGACACGCCAAATCTTTCCG CTTACTTTGGGGGAGGAGGAGTGCCGCCCATGGATTGGTCCTTCGCTGGCAGGGCCGGGGCCGCGCCGGCGGTCATGTCCTTCAGGTCGGCGCCGAGGGAGGAGCAGCAGGGCGAGCTCGCGTACCCCAAGCAGCAGGCCTCCCGCGTCCTGACGTCACAG AGATCGTTTGGTGCTGAGAGCCATGGCAGCGTGCAGTACGCCGCCGCCGCGCGTGCGGCTTACGGcgggcagcctccgcagcagcagcATGCTCCTAATGGTGCTAGAGTGATTCCAATGTCGTCGCCGTTCAATCCCAACAATCCCATGTTCAGGGTTCAGAGTTCGCCTAACCTCCCGAATGGCGTTGCTGCTGGTAGCCCGTTTAAACAACCACCTTTTGCGATGAACAACGCGGTGGCTGCTTCTACTGTTGGTGTCTATAAATCAAG GGACATGCCAAAGCCCAAGACAGCGCAGTTAACTATCTTCTACGCTGGTTCTGTCAATGTATTCAACAACGTCTCGGCAGAAAAG GCTCAGGAGCTTATGTTCTTGGCTAGCAGAGGATCTCTTCCAACTGCACCCACTACTGTTACTCGCAGCCCAGATGCAACCTTTTTCACTCCCGCTAAACTCGCAGCACCTGAGGCTTCACCTGCAAAGCAGATGCTAGCTCACATACCACAGCGTGTTTCACCTCCTTTGCCGGCCATTTCCAAACCGATGTCCATCATGTCTCAAGCTGCATGTCTCCCCAAGAGCACATCTAGCTCCAACACCGATTCCGCAGTGCCAAAATCTTCAGGCCAGTTGGTTGTGCCTCCCACAAGTCAGACCTCGTCGTCGACTCATCCTGTGACACTATCGTCCACCACTGCTGCAAGTATTATGCCAAGAG CTGTTCCTCAAGCACGTAAGGCATCCCTTGCCCGATTCTtggagaaaaggaaagaaag AGTGACGACTACGGCGCCATATCCATCAGCCAAGAGCCCGATGGAGAGCAGCGACACGGTCGGAAGCGCCAACGACAACAACAGCAAGTCCTCGTCGTGCACGGAGATCGCCTTCTCAAGCAACCATGAAGAGTCGCTGCGCCTAGGCCGGCCCAGGAACATCAGCTTTAGTGGGGAGTCCCCGAGTACAAAACTACACATCTGA